GAGCCTGCGCTACGTCCTCGAGACGGGCGCCGCGGAGATGGCCGCCGCGCGATCGCTCAGCCCGGCCGACCGGCAGCACCTCACCGGCACGCTCGCCGAGGCCGCGAGCGCCGACCTCGACGACTACCGCCGCAAGGACTCCCGGCTGCACCTGGCCATCGCCGAGGTGACCGCGTCCGGCTCGCTGACCACGGCGATGGCCGACGCCCGCTCGCGCGTCAACCAGCTGCTCGACCGGATCCCGCTGCTCCCGCCCAACCTCGGCCATTCGAACACCCAGCACGAGGCGATCGTCGACGCGATCCTCGCCGGCGACGCGCCCGCCGCCCGGCAGGCGATGGCGGAGCACATCGAAGGCACGGCCTCGCTGCTGCGCGCGTTCCTGGCCTGACGACGGCGCGCCGGCCTCTTCACAGGATTCGAACAACCTCGTCAATTCTCCACAGAACCTTTTCACCCGTCCGGCCGTCACTCATTCGTGACCATTGCGCCGGAGGAAGAAGACCGAAAGCCGGACACCTCGCGCCGCCGCCGTCGGCGGCGCTTTCGCCGCGTCGCGGGCTGGACGGCCGGCACGCTCGTCGGCGTTCCGCTGATCGCTTTCTGGGTCGCCTACCTCGTGCTCGACGTCCGCAGCCCGCAGGACGTCCTGGCCGGGCTCGACAAGACCGTCATCCTGCAGTACTCGGACGGATCCGAGCTGCTCAAGGTGCTTCCCGCGGACGGCGACCGGCTGTTCGTGCCCTACTCGAAGGTGCCCGCGAAGCTGCGGGACGCGATCATCGCCACCGAGGACCCCACGTTCTGGGACAACCAGGGCTTCGACCCCACCGGCATCGGCCGCGCGTTCCTCACCGGGGTCGGCGGCGGCTCGGGGATCACCCAGCAGTACATCAAGAAGTCCACCGGAGACGCCGACGCGACGCTCGGGCGCAAATTCGCCGAGCTGGTGCTGGCCACGAAGATCACCCAGGAACAAAGCAAGGAACAGATCTTCGAAAGCTACGTCAACATCATCTCCTTCGGCCGCGGCACGTTCGGGCCCGCGGCGATGAACGCGTATTTCGGCAAGAAGCTCGACGATTCGATCACCTGGAGCGAAGCCGCCTTCCTCGCCGGGATGATCCAGTCGCCGTCGGTGCACGACCCGGCCGCCTCCGGCGACATCCACGCTTCGCGGCGCTGGCAGTACGTCCGCGACAAGCTCGCCGTCCGCGGATACGTGAAGGGCGGCGAACCGATGGCCTACCCCGGCACCGAGATCCAGCCGCCGTCGGAGACCCGCGCGGGCCGCGTCACCTACGACGAATTCCACGTCAAGCAGCAGGTCCTGGCCGAGCTCGACCAGGACGGCTTCCCGCTCGCCCGGCTCCAGCAGGGCACCATGACGGTCGAGACGACCCTGGACCGCGGGATGCAGGACGTCGCGAGGAAGGCGTTGCTGGACAGGCTGAAGCGCGAGCCGAAGGAGTTCCGCGGCGCTCTCGTCGCGGCCGACCCGAAGACCGGCGCCGTCCGCGCCTACTACGGCGGTGACCAGGGCGTCCGCGACTACGCGGGCACGCCGCACGCGCTCGGCTCGGCGTTCTCCCCGTTCACCCTCGCCGCGGCCCTGCGCCAGGGCTACGGCCCGGACCAGCCGATCCCGTCCCCGGCGAAGGTGGAGTTCCTCGGCGAGAACTTCCAGTACCCGGACGTCTGCGGCCCGAAGTGCACCCCGCGCAAGGCGATGGTGTCGCACGCGATCACCCCGTTCATCGCGATGGCGAAAAAGGTCGGCCCGGACGCGCTGAGCGAAACCGCGCGGCAGGCCGGCATCCCGGAAACCGTGGACGGCGTGCCGACCCTGCGGGAGAAGGACGGCTTCCTGATCGGTGCGGGCATCGCGGCCGGCCGGTACGCGCTGCGGCCGCTGGACGTGATGGGCGCGTACGGGACCTTCGCCGCGGACGGCCGCCGCGCCACCCCGCATCTGGTGGCGAAGGTGCGGAACCAGAGCGGCGAGGTCGTCTGGGAACACCCGGACACCGCGCAGCCGGCGTTCGGCGAAGACGGCGACCTGAGCCGCCGCGTCGCCGCCGACGTCACCGGCACGCTGGACAGCGTCCTCCCGGACGGCCGCCCGGCGGCGCTGCGCACCGGCGAGGCCGAGCACGGCATCGGCCCGGACAACCAGGACGCCTGGGCCGTCGGCTACACCCCGCAGCTGGTCACGGCGGTCTGGGCCGGCTCCGACGACGACCGGCTGCTGAAGGACGCAGGCGGCGCGAAGCTGACCGGCGACGTCGTCCCGGCCGACATCTGGCGCGGGTTCATGGTCGCCGCCCACCGGGGGCTGCCGGTCCGGCCACTGGCCGCCGGCCGCCCACCGGTGGGGCGGCGGTGAGCGGTCAGCGCACCAGGGCCAGCACGAACCCGTCGTGCCCCTTGGCGCCCACGGTCTGCACGGCCGTCGCGTCCAGCCGCGGCTCGGCGGCGAGCAGGTCGAACATCTCCCGCGCGCCCCGGACGTTCGGGTCGGTGCTGCCGGCGTCCGTCACGTGGCCTTGGCGGACGACGTTGTCGACCACGATCGTCGTGCCCGGCCGCGCCAGCTCCAGCGCGGCGCGCACGTAGTTCGCGAGGTTGACCTTGTCGGCGTCGATGAACACGAAGTCGAACGGCCCGGACAGCGCCGGGAGCGTGTCCAGTGCGGCGCCGACGCGGATGTCGGCGACGTCATCGCCGAACCCCGCCCGCGCCAGGTTCGCCTTCGCGACTTCGGCGTGCTTCGGATCGTATTCGCAGGTCACCAGCTTGCCGCCGGGCGGGAGCGCGCGAGCAAGCCAGATCGTGCTGTACCCGCCGAGCGTGCCGATCTCGAGGATCGTCCGCGCGCCCGCCATGCGGGCCAGCAGGTGCAGCAGCTTGCCCTGGTTGGGCGCGACGGCGATCGACGGCAGCCCGGCGGCGGCCGAGTCGGCGAGCGCGTCGTCGAGCACCGGATCGGGGGCGAGCAACGCGCTGTTGAGGTAGTCGTCGATTTCGGCCCAGGTCTTGTCGGTCATGGCACCTCCGAACCCAATCTAGCCGGGCCCGGCGACCGGGCGCCTGGTGACGGACTTCGTGACAGGCGCGCCGGACCCGGAGCTGGCGGCGGCCCTGGACCCGGCCCGGCTTTCCCGCCCGGCTTGAGGCTCGGCCCAAACGCACCCAATGCCACATCGGGGCGCATGAGGCCGACCCCGCTGAGGTGCGATCATGCTCACCGGAACCGAAGGCGGAAGGTGGACATGGACGACTACCGCGTCGTCGCGGACGCCCTTGCCGCCGACATCGAGGCCGGCCGTCTCCGGCCCGGCGACCGGCTGCCGCCGCAGCGCCGGTTCGCGCGGGAGCGCGGCGTCGCGAACTCCACCGCCGCCCGCGTCTACGGCGAACTCGTCCGGCGCGGTCTGGCCGTCGGGGAAGTCGGCCGCGGCACGTTCGTCCGCGCCGCGAAGCGGCCGCCCGAACCGGCTCTCGCCGAGCCCGGCGACGCGCGCGTCGACCTCGAACTCAACTTCGCCGTCCTGCCGGGGGAATCCGCGCGGCTGGCCCGCGCGCTGGAACCGTTGCTGCGCGAGGACGTCCTCACCGCGGCCCTGCACCCGATCGGCGCCGCGGGCACCCCGGTGGCCCGGACGGCGGTGGCCGCGCTGCTCGCCCGCGGCGGCTGGCGGCCGGACCCGGCGGCGATCCTGTTCACCGGCAACGGCAGGCAGGCCATCGCGGCCGCGATCGCCGCGTTCGTGCCGGTGGGGGAGCGGCTCGCGGTGGAGTCGCTGACGTACCCGGTGGTGAAGGCCCTGGCCGCGCGGCTCGCCGTGGAACTCGTGCCGATCGAGACGGACGAGTCCGGCCTGGTGCCCGAGGCGCTGGCCGCGGCCGGGCCGGTGCGCGCGCTGTACGTCCAGCCGACCCTGCACAACCCGCTCGGCACGACGATGCCCCCGGCACGCCGCGCCGCGCTCGCCGAGGTCGTCGCCCGCCTGGACCTGCCGGTGATCGAGGACGGCATCTACACGTTCCTGCGGGACGACGTCCGCCCCTTCGCCGCGTACGCGCCGGAGCGGACAGTCTTCGTCGACAGCCTGTCCAAGCGGGTCGCCCCCGGGCTGACGGCGGGGTTCCTCGTGCCGCCACCGGCTTGGACCGCGCGGCTCGCGTCGTCGGTGCGTTCGGGCGGCTGGGCCGCGTCGCGTTTCGCCGTCGAAGCGGCGACGCAGTGGATCGTGACCGGCACCCTCGCGGAGGTCGAAGCCGCCAAACGCCGTGACGCGGCCGCGCGGGCGTCGGTGGTCGCGGAGAAGCTGCCGGGACTGCGCGGCGACGCGGCGTCGTACCACCGCTGGTGGGAGCTGCCGGAGCGGTGGCGGGCGGAGACGTTCGTCGCGGCCGCGGCGCGCCGCGGGATCGCCCTGTCCCCGGCGGCGGCGTTCGCGGTGCTGCCGGGGCACGCGCCGAACGCCGTGCGGATCGCGGTGTCGGCCCCGCCGGTGGAAACGCTCTCCGCGGCGCTCGACGTCCTGGCCGGGCTGGCGAGCGGAAGCCCGGACGACCTGGTGGCCGACTGACAGCCGCCGCCGGCGCTCTACCAGCGCCGTGTGCGGCTCGCGGCAGGAGCCGCCGCCACCCTTCGGTTGTCACGCGATCGAAGGAGCAACGGATGCACACCCCAGTCACGATCATCGGCGCCGGTCTCGGCGGCCTCACCCTCGCCCGCGTCCTGCACGTCCACGGGATTCCGGCCACGGTCTACGAAGCCGAGCCGTCCCCGAAGGCGCGGACGCAGGGCGGGATGCTCGACATCCACGACTACAACGGCCAGCTCGCCGTCGAGGCGGCCGGCCTGTTGGACGAGTTCCGCGGCCTGGTCCTGGAGGGCAGGCAGGCGATGCGGGTCCTCGGCCGGGACGGGACCGTGCTGGCCGAGAAAGCCGACGACGGCACGGGCGGGCGCCCGGAGGTGCAGCGCGGCGACCTGCGGCGGATGCTGCTCGACGCGCTCCCGGACGGCACTGTCCACTGGGGACACAAGGTGACCGGTGCCCGGACCCTCGGCGACGGCCGGCACGAGGTGACCTTCGCCGACGGCGGCACCGTCGTCACCGGCCTGCTGGTCGGTGCGGACGGCGCGTGGTCGCGGGTCCGGCCCCTGCTGACGGCGGCGAAACCCGAATACGTCGGCGAAGCCTTCGTCGAGATCTACCTGTTCGACGCCGGCACCCGCCACCCCGTGGCCGGCAAGACGGTCGGGGGCGGCTCGCTCATGGCGCCGGCCTCGGGCAAGGAAATCCACGCCCACCGGGAGAGCGGGGACATGCTGCACGTCTACGTGTCGCTCACCCGGTCGCTCGACTGGTTCGCCGCCATCGACTTCACCGATCCCGCCGCGGCCACCGCCCGGGTCGCGGCGGAGTTCGACGGCTGGGCCCCGGAACTCACCGCGCTCATCACCGAGGGCGACACCGCGCCCGTCCTGCGACCGCTCTACACCTTGCCGATCGGGCACCGGTGGGAGCGGGTGCCGGGGGTGACGCTGATCGGCGACGCGGCCCATGTCATGCCGGCCAACGGCGAAGGCGCCAACCTGGCCATGCTCGACGGCGCCGAACTCGGCCTGGCCCTCGCCGCGCACCGCGGCGACGTCGAAGCCGCGCTCGCAGGGTACGAGGAGGCCATGTTCCCCCGCAGCGCCGAGGTGGGGGCCGAGGGCGCCGAGTTCGGCGAGCTCCTCGCCGGCGTGGCCGACGAGGACGTCCCGCGGGTCCTGATCGAGGCGTTCGCCGCGCTCACCGAGGCAGGACGCGCTTCCTGAGTCAGGGGGCGTACTTGCCGACGAAGCTGCCGCAGGTGACGACGCGGCCCGTCAGCCGGGCCTGGATCGCCTTCTCCAGGCCCAAGAAGTCGAACACCGGTGTGTCGGCCGGGATCGACTCCGGGACCGGGCCGCCCGTCGCGAGCATCCGGTACGAGTCCGTCTGGAACAGGACCAGGTAGCCGCCTTCGCGGTTCAGCTCGTCCGCCGTCGCGAGCATGCGCTCGGGCGCGTCGCCGACGATCTCCAGCGGCAGCGGCCATTCGAGGGGGAACGGGTTGCGCAGGCCGAACGCGGGGTAGGCGAACGGGCTGTCCGGCAGGATCGCCGTCCGTGCGGCCGGGAAGCGGTCCAGGCAGTCGCGGATCTGCCGGACGAAGGTGAACGTCGACGGGTTCGTGCGGATGCCGGACATCGCCGGGGTGACCGCGCCGAGATCCTCGGTCAGCCGGTCGTGGCCGACGTCGAGGTAGGCCGCCTGGTCGTGGCGGGCCACGACGGCCCAGCCGCAGACTGCCACCAAGGTCAGTCCGGCCGTCGCGGTCACCCAGCGCCGCGGCGGCCGGGGCCGCGGCGGCACCACCTGGCCGAGCAGCAGCAACGACGTCAGCGCGAGCGTGCCGGTGAGCAGCGTCGGCGTGTCGTTGCCCCACGACAGGCTGATCATGAAGCCGGTGGCGAGCACCAGCAGCCCGGCCCACGGCACTTTCCGCCGCACGGCCGCGTTCACCGGCACGCTCACCACGACGATCCACCACAGCACGTCCGCCCAGCGCGTGGAGCCGGTGAACCCACCGTCGACGACGGTCCAGACGATCGCGGCCGCGCCGGCGAGCACCAGCACCCACGACGCCGCCCGCCCGGCCGCGCCGAGCCGGTCACCGGGCAGCCGGACGGCCAGCAGCACCACGGCGATCGCGGCGAAGAAGCCCAGTCCGCGCACCGGCGGCCTGGTCAGCGCCTCCGGATCGTCGAGCCACAGCCCGAGCAGCCGTTCGCCGTAGGCGGGCAACCCGCCGGTGAGCTGCTCGACCATCTCGGCGAAGCCGCCGCCCAGGCTCACCCACGTCACGTACGCCAGCCCGGGCGCGGCCAGCGCGAGGAGGTCGAGGACCAGCCGCAGCGCGCGTCGCGTGCCCGCCCGTGTCGCCGGGTGGAGCAGCAGCCAGACGACGCCGATCACCGCGGCCGGCGCGAAGCTCTGCTTGACGAGCACCGCGCAGCCGAGCAGCACCAGCCCGCCGCGGCGGGCGAGCGCGTGGCCGCTGCACCTGCCGCTCAAACCGGCGTCCAGCGCCCAGGCACCGCACGCGGTCAGCGCGATGCCGTCGATGGTGTGCCAGGCCATCAGCGGGAAGGCGTTGAGGTTGATGAGCGACGCCGCCGCGACCATCGCCGTCATGCCCGGGCCCCAGTCCAGCACCCGGCGGCGCGTGACGAGCGTGGCGAACGCGATCGTCGCCACGATGATCTCGATCATGGCCAGGAAGCTCGACCCGAAGAACAGCGGCATCGGCAGCGCGTAGTCGGCGATGTGCAGGACGGCGGACCCGAGCGGGCGGGCGGAGATGATGTCGGCGTGCGGGACTTCGCCGTGCAGCACGCGCCACGCCTGAGCGAGGATGAACCCCTGGTCGGAGGGGTGGAAGCCGAAGCGGCCGACGCGCAGTTCGGTGGCCAGCGCGAGCAGCAGCACCCAGCAGGCGTGCATGCTCCAGCGCAGCAGCGGCCTCACCGGTTTCGCGGGAGCCGGGTCCGGCGCGGTGGCGGTCTGCGCAGGACTCGCCACGTCCACGCCCCGTCCGCCTTTCCGCTCTCGATCACACCCGGGAAGCGATGGTAGCGGCCGGACCGGTCACCGGCGCGAACCGCACCACCGGCCCCGCCCGAAGTTCGTGAAGGCCACCTTGAGGAACATAGAGTTCCGGAAGGTGGCCTTCACGGACTTGTCGTCACCCGGAGGTGTGCCGGGCGGTGCCGATCTCGGCCGTTTCCTCGGCCACGGCGCGTTGTTCCCCAGTGGTGGTTTCCGGCATTCCGAACTCCCCAGTTCACGCCCGTACGCGGTGTACGGGACTCGCGCGAGGGTAGAAGTACCGTTGGCCCAGTGCCAGTGTTTCGGCGGAATTCGCGGCGATCAAGCACGACGGCGCCAGAACAGGCGGGTCACCGCCGCCGCGACCGGCGCCGGCGCGGGCGGGCGGGGCAGGCCGCGGGTCTCCGGGGCGGACTCCTGCACCGCCCGGTAGGCGAGGTGCGCGGCGAAGCGGGCGAGCCGCGGCATCCGCACCGAGGTGAACGTGACGCCGTCCGAGAGCGTCTCGCGTCCGGCCGTCAGCCCGAACTCCTCCAGCGCCGCCTTCGAAGCCAGATACGCGGAGAAGCGCGGGGTGTCGGTCTGCAGGCCCTGGGTGGTGACACCGCGGACGTCTCCGGCCGCCGCAACAGGCGGGCGACCAGGCGTTTCCCGACGAATCCCGTCGCGCCCGTCACGAAGTAGGTCGTCATGGCCGGTCCCTTCCGTCGGGCCCGACTCCAACCTACTGAAAAGTAGGAACGGTAGTTGTCAGCTTTCTTCTTCATCGGCCGTCGCGACGACGGCGTCCCGCAGGGCGGCCCGCAGCCGTCCGACGTCGAGCGGGCCCAGCACGGCCGCTTCGCCCGGCGGCGCGACCAGCACCACCTTGTCGTTGCTGACGAACACCGTCACGTCCCTGCGCCTGCCGGCCAGATCCCGGCAGCCGATCGACCACTCGCCCCGACTCATGGTCGCCGCCCTCCGATTCCCTTGTCGTGGTCGTGCTTCGTGCGAGGGTGGGAGCGGCGCCCGGCGGCGCTATGACGCGCGTTCACCCGATCTGCCTACTCGCGGGTTTTCTCTTGCGCTTCGCGGATTTCCGGCGTATCTCCCGGTCGTGGCGCGGCCGGTTCGGGAGTACCGTCCGCACCGACTCGTCGTCGTGGGAGGTTTGGGATGTCGTCTGGGATGGCGGAGCCGCGGAAGATCGTCGTCGTCGGTGCGGGCCTGGGCGGGGCGTCCGCCGCCGCCGCTCTGCGCGAACGCGGCTACCCCGGCGAAGTCCTGCTGATGGGCTCCGATCCGCGCCGCCCGTACGAGCTGCCACCGCTGTCGAAGGGCGTGCTGCTGGGCAACACCGACGAGCCCGACTGGGTCCACGAGGAGAAGTACTACGGCGAGCACAACATCCGGTTCACCCCGGGCGTCACGGCCACCCGGATCGAACTGGGCGCGCGGCTGGTGCTCGACGACGCGGGCGGCGAGCACCGGTTCGACCGGCTGGTGCTGGCGACCGGTTCCCGGCCGCGGACGTTGCCGGTCCCCGGCGGCGACCTCCCCGGGCTCTACACGCTGCGCACTCTCGACGACGCGCTCAAGCTGCGGTCGGCGTTCACCGCGGCGGAGCGGGTGGTGATCGTCGGCGCGGGCTGGATCGGCTCCGAAGCGGCCGCGGCGGCACGGACGCACGACGCGGACGTGACGGTCGTCGACCCGGTGCGGGTGCCGCTGGCCAACGTCGTCGGCGAGACGGTCGGCGGGGTGTTCCGGGACCTGCACGCGGAAAAGGGCGTCCACTGGCGCCTGGGCGAGCAGGTCGCGGAGATCACGGGCGGCCCGGACGGCGTCCGCGGAGTCCGTCTCGCCGGGGGAGAGGAGCTGACGGCGGACGTGGTCCTGGTCGCGGTCGGCGCGGCACCCCGGGTGGAGCTGGCCCACGCGGCGGGCCTGGAGCTGTCGGACGACGGCGGGGTGGCGGTGGACGCGAGCCTGCGCACGGCGGCCCCGGACGTATACGCGGTCGGCGACATCGCGGCCCACTTCCACCCGCGCTACGGACGGCGTATCCGCGTGGAGCACTGGGCGAACGCGAAGGACCAGGGCGCGCACGTGGCGCGGAACCTGCTGGGGGAGAACGAACCGTTCCTCGCCTCGCCGTACTTCTTCACCGACCAGTACGAGCTGGGCTGCGAATACCGCGGCCTGGCGGACCCGGCATCGGACGAGCTGGTCGTCCGCGGCGACCTGGCGTCCCGGGAGTTCACGGCGTTCTGGCTGCGCGAAGGCCGGGTGGCGGCGGCGATGAACGTGAACATGTGGGACGACGGGGATGCCCTCGGGGCCTTGGTGGACGGTCGCGCGACGGTGACCGCGGAACAGCTCAAGACGGCGGATCTGGCGTCGCTGGCGTGACTTCCCGCGCCAGGACCAGGAAAGCCGCCAACGCCAACACCGCGAACCCCGCCATGGTCGCCGCCATCGGCAGCGCCGTTCCCGGGCCGCCGAGGCCGACCAACGGCGTTGCCACCGCGCCCACCACGAACTGCAGCACTCCCAGCAACGCCGATGCCGCCCCGGCGGACCGCGCGTGCGACGCCAGCGCCAGGGAGCTCGCGTTCGGCATCACCAGGCCGATGCTCGACACCAGCAGGAACAACGACACCAGCAGCACGACCAACGGAGCCCGGAACAACACCGAAACCAAGACCGAAGCCCCGCCGAACACACCCAGCAGCAGGCCGGAAAGCAGCAGAACGCGCTCGGGCACCCGGCCGGCCAGACGGCCGTTGAGCTGGCCCGCCAGCACGATGCCGACGCCGTTGACCCCGAACACCACGCTGTACGCCTGCGGGCTGAGCCCGTACACGCCCTGCAGCGCGAACGACGACCCCGAGATGTAGGCGAACATCGACGCGAACAGCAGTCCCGACGCCAGCGCGTAGCCCGCGAACGACCGGTCCAGCGCCAGGCGCGCGTACGTGCGCATCACCTGGCCGAGCCGCAGGGGTGAGCGAACCGGAGAAGGCTCCGGCAGGAAGAAGGCCACCACGGCCAGCAGCAACGCCCCGAACGCCGTCAGCACGACGAACACCCCGCGCCAGGACGTCCAGTTCAGCAGCTGGCCGCCGAGCAGCGGGGCCAGGATCGGGGCCAGGCCGCTGACCAGCATCAACGTCGAGAAGAACTTCGTCATCGCCGTGCCGGAGAACAGGTCGCGCACCGTCGCCCGGGCGATCACGATGCCCGCGGCCGCGCCCAGGGACTGCACGAGCCGTGCGGCGAC
This window of the Amycolatopsis balhimycina FH 1894 genome carries:
- a CDS encoding NAD(P)/FAD-dependent oxidoreductase; the encoded protein is MAEPRKIVVVGAGLGGASAAAALRERGYPGEVLLMGSDPRRPYELPPLSKGVLLGNTDEPDWVHEEKYYGEHNIRFTPGVTATRIELGARLVLDDAGGEHRFDRLVLATGSRPRTLPVPGGDLPGLYTLRTLDDALKLRSAFTAAERVVIVGAGWIGSEAAAAARTHDADVTVVDPVRVPLANVVGETVGGVFRDLHAEKGVHWRLGEQVAEITGGPDGVRGVRLAGGEELTADVVLVAVGAAPRVELAHAAGLELSDDGGVAVDASLRTAAPDVYAVGDIAAHFHPRYGRRIRVEHWANAKDQGAHVARNLLGENEPFLASPYFFTDQYELGCEYRGLADPASDELVVRGDLASREFTAFWLREGRVAAAMNVNMWDDGDALGALVDGRATVTAEQLKTADLASLA
- a CDS encoding transglycosylase domain-containing protein produces the protein MTIAPEEEDRKPDTSRRRRRRRFRRVAGWTAGTLVGVPLIAFWVAYLVLDVRSPQDVLAGLDKTVILQYSDGSELLKVLPADGDRLFVPYSKVPAKLRDAIIATEDPTFWDNQGFDPTGIGRAFLTGVGGGSGITQQYIKKSTGDADATLGRKFAELVLATKITQEQSKEQIFESYVNIISFGRGTFGPAAMNAYFGKKLDDSITWSEAAFLAGMIQSPSVHDPAASGDIHASRRWQYVRDKLAVRGYVKGGEPMAYPGTEIQPPSETRAGRVTYDEFHVKQQVLAELDQDGFPLARLQQGTMTVETTLDRGMQDVARKALLDRLKREPKEFRGALVAADPKTGAVRAYYGGDQGVRDYAGTPHALGSAFSPFTLAAALRQGYGPDQPIPSPAKVEFLGENFQYPDVCGPKCTPRKAMVSHAITPFIAMAKKVGPDALSETARQAGIPETVDGVPTLREKDGFLIGAGIAAGRYALRPLDVMGAYGTFAADGRRATPHLVAKVRNQSGEVVWEHPDTAQPAFGEDGDLSRRVAADVTGTLDSVLPDGRPAALRTGEAEHGIGPDNQDAWAVGYTPQLVTAVWAGSDDDRLLKDAGGAKLTGDVVPADIWRGFMVAAHRGLPVRPLAAGRPPVGRR
- a CDS encoding PLP-dependent aminotransferase family protein, with the translated sequence MDDYRVVADALAADIEAGRLRPGDRLPPQRRFARERGVANSTAARVYGELVRRGLAVGEVGRGTFVRAAKRPPEPALAEPGDARVDLELNFAVLPGESARLARALEPLLREDVLTAALHPIGAAGTPVARTAVAALLARGGWRPDPAAILFTGNGRQAIAAAIAAFVPVGERLAVESLTYPVVKALAARLAVELVPIETDESGLVPEALAAAGPVRALYVQPTLHNPLGTTMPPARRAALAEVVARLDLPVIEDGIYTFLRDDVRPFAAYAPERTVFVDSLSKRVAPGLTAGFLVPPPAWTARLASSVRSGGWAASRFAVEAATQWIVTGTLAEVEAAKRRDAAARASVVAEKLPGLRGDAASYHRWWELPERWRAETFVAAAARRGIALSPAAAFAVLPGHAPNAVRIAVSAPPVETLSAALDVLAGLASGSPDDLVAD
- a CDS encoding FAD-dependent oxidoreductase; its protein translation is MHTPVTIIGAGLGGLTLARVLHVHGIPATVYEAEPSPKARTQGGMLDIHDYNGQLAVEAAGLLDEFRGLVLEGRQAMRVLGRDGTVLAEKADDGTGGRPEVQRGDLRRMLLDALPDGTVHWGHKVTGARTLGDGRHEVTFADGGTVVTGLLVGADGAWSRVRPLLTAAKPEYVGEAFVEIYLFDAGTRHPVAGKTVGGGSLMAPASGKEIHAHRESGDMLHVYVSLTRSLDWFAAIDFTDPAAATARVAAEFDGWAPELTALITEGDTAPVLRPLYTLPIGHRWERVPGVTLIGDAAHVMPANGEGANLAMLDGAELGLALAAHRGDVEAALAGYEEAMFPRSAEVGAEGAEFGELLAGVADEDVPRVLIEAFAALTEAGRAS
- a CDS encoding O-methyltransferase, producing the protein MTDKTWAEIDDYLNSALLAPDPVLDDALADSAAAGLPSIAVAPNQGKLLHLLARMAGARTILEIGTLGGYSTIWLARALPPGGKLVTCEYDPKHAEVAKANLARAGFGDDVADIRVGAALDTLPALSGPFDFVFIDADKVNLANYVRAALELARPGTTIVVDNVVRQGHVTDAGSTDPNVRGAREMFDLLAAEPRLDATAVQTVGAKGHDGFVLALVR
- a CDS encoding SDR family oxidoreductase, which codes for MKKKADNYRSYFSVGWSRARRKGPAMTTYFVTGATGFVGKRLVARLLRRPETSAVSPPRACRPTPRASPRIWLRRRRWRSSG
- a CDS encoding multidrug effflux MFS transporter, which translates into the protein MTTTAERTAPGRRARLKFVLVLGGLTAFGPLSIDMYLPALPRMAQDLHAADATVQLTLSAFIVGLALGQLVLGPLSDSLGRRRPLLAGLALYVVGSVLCAVSPDAWLLVAARLVQSLGAAAGIVIARATVRDLFSGTAMTKFFSTLMLVSGLAPILAPLLGGQLLNWTSWRGVFVVLTAFGALLLAVVAFFLPEPSPVRSPLRLGQVMRTYARLALDRSFAGYALASGLLFASMFAYISGSSFALQGVYGLSPQAYSVVFGVNGVGIVLAGQLNGRLAGRVPERVLLLSGLLLGVFGGASVLVSVLFRAPLVVLLVSLFLLVSSIGLVMPNASSLALASHARSAGAASALLGVLQFVVGAVATPLVGLGGPGTALPMAATMAGFAVLALAAFLVLAREVTPATPDPPS
- a CDS encoding FadR/GntR family transcriptional regulator, which produces MESTSVVNAGEALFRPVRTGNAFEETVERLLQAIRLGVVGAGERLPSERELAERLGVSRVTLREAIRALSDAGYVESRRGRYGGTFVNESLPGPERSPGGKVDSVALEDALSLRYVLETGAAEMAAARSLSPADRQHLTGTLAEAASADLDDYRRKDSRLHLAIAEVTASGSLTTAMADARSRVNQLLDRIPLLPPNLGHSNTQHEAIVDAILAGDAPAARQAMAEHIEGTASLLRAFLA